A part of Thioalkalivibrio sp. ALJ12 genomic DNA contains:
- a CDS encoding TetR/AcrR family transcriptional regulator: MSAAVQENLRGDALRQRVLETALELFGTAGYFNTSIHDIRREAGVSIGSIYHHFGNKESLAKALYDDLLERMDSGLREVMEQQRTCRARCDGIIAFMFRAATDDPRTMRFVLEARHREFLPNEPPVCSSRPFLRMRECIEQGIASGEVRPIEVPVAATVAFGGAIRLLHLHLDGVLEEPLSCYLASMQDAAWRAIASDPPAATSHPT; encoded by the coding sequence ATGTCGGCTGCGGTACAGGAGAATCTGCGCGGGGATGCGCTGCGCCAGCGTGTGCTGGAAACGGCGCTGGAGCTGTTCGGCACGGCCGGGTATTTCAACACCTCGATTCACGACATTCGGCGCGAGGCCGGGGTCTCGATCGGCTCGATCTACCACCACTTCGGCAACAAGGAGTCGCTGGCCAAGGCCCTGTACGACGACCTGCTGGAGCGGATGGATAGCGGGCTGCGCGAGGTGATGGAGCAGCAGCGGACGTGCCGCGCGCGCTGCGACGGCATCATCGCCTTCATGTTTCGGGCGGCGACCGACGATCCCCGAACCATGCGCTTCGTGCTCGAGGCGCGCCATCGGGAGTTTCTGCCAAACGAGCCGCCCGTTTGTTCGTCGCGGCCCTTCCTGCGGATGCGCGAGTGCATCGAGCAGGGCATTGCCTCCGGCGAGGTTCGCCCTATCGAAGTCCCGGTCGCTGCCACCGTGGCGTTTGGCGGGGCGATCCGCCTGCTCCACCTTCATCTGGACGGCGTCCTCGAAGAGCCCCTGTCGTGCTACCTCGCGTCGATGCAGGACGCGGCCTGGCGGGCGATTGCGAGTGATCCGCCTGCGGCCACAAGCCACCCCACCTAG
- a CDS encoding TMEM165/GDT1 family protein: MELFLLSIVAVAIAEIGDRSMFLAAVFGMRCRSAWAVFWGMATGLFLNQLLSAVVGIWLFAVIATDWHLWVVGAAFLIMAIWVLFPEDEEDEQAPKARSAFFAAAVAFFLFEMLDKTQLAVVTLAGASGALLPVVLGATVGILLITTPALILGKRFAARIPAAPMRFVASGMFLLIGLWTWAEAGNWIPDLGLPDLSGFLMQAVENHQQGQ, encoded by the coding sequence ATGGAACTCTTTCTGCTGTCCATCGTGGCCGTGGCCATCGCGGAGATCGGCGACCGCTCGATGTTCCTGGCGGCCGTGTTCGGCATGCGCTGCCGCAGTGCCTGGGCCGTATTCTGGGGTATGGCCACCGGCCTCTTCCTGAACCAGTTGTTGTCCGCCGTGGTCGGGATCTGGCTGTTCGCGGTGATTGCCACCGACTGGCACCTGTGGGTGGTCGGCGCGGCCTTCCTGATCATGGCGATCTGGGTCCTGTTCCCGGAGGACGAGGAAGACGAGCAGGCGCCCAAGGCGCGCAGCGCCTTCTTCGCCGCCGCGGTCGCCTTCTTCCTGTTCGAGATGCTGGACAAGACCCAGCTGGCGGTCGTCACCCTGGCCGGGGCCTCCGGCGCCCTGCTGCCCGTCGTACTGGGCGCCACCGTGGGCATTCTGCTGATCACCACCCCGGCCCTGATCCTGGGCAAGCGCTTTGCCGCGCGCATCCCCGCCGCGCCGATGCGCTTTGTCGCCTCCGGCATGTTCCTGCTGATCGGTCTGTGGACCTGGGCCGAGGCCGGTAACTGGATCCCCGATCTTGGCCTTCCGGACCTCTCGGGCTTCCTGATGCAGGCGGTCGAGAACCACCAGCAGGGGCAATAA
- a CDS encoding diguanylate cyclase, with protein sequence MWLAIGLVATIAYVAMPYGHTAAALYVAASLGAAAVVAASLFRDRGPWCRSAWILIATALLLGGTGHLIWYVLDLQGLEPFPAAPDFLYLAVYPLFIVALWRLGGPTDRHDGALGDALIVGISAAVLAWALLIQPYVYDPELTSLQLLVSAGYPVFDLMLLPLVLRLVFRYNTHIDGQLLLLLGVLAYLSADLLYAHGNSTGWYQPGGLTDAGWLIAYTLFAAAAWHPSTQVNPEDRTGSHELSRRRLYILGSAAVLVPGIILFTAGVDTDTVRVAAGASILIFLLVLVRMSGLIRETQRQAQALEQLSRTDPLTGAANRRQLETVLEEELARARRLDTPLTLAFIDLDYFKQYNDQHGHAQGDRLLRDLVAAWHQELRPSDTVARYGGEEFVVVLPHTGPDQARTVIERLRQRTPNQQTCSAGIAFAEPMETAEGLLRRADRALYRAKDEGRNQSRFATPDDAAPAPS encoded by the coding sequence GTGTGGCTGGCGATCGGGCTTGTGGCCACCATTGCCTATGTGGCCATGCCTTACGGCCACACTGCCGCGGCCTTGTATGTAGCGGCAAGCCTTGGCGCCGCCGCCGTGGTTGCGGCCTCGCTGTTTCGTGACCGGGGCCCCTGGTGCCGTTCGGCCTGGATCCTGATCGCGACCGCCCTGCTCCTCGGAGGTACCGGGCACCTGATCTGGTATGTCCTGGATCTGCAGGGCCTTGAGCCGTTTCCGGCGGCGCCGGACTTCCTGTACCTGGCGGTGTATCCGCTATTCATTGTCGCCCTGTGGCGACTGGGCGGCCCCACGGACCGGCACGATGGTGCCCTGGGCGACGCCCTGATCGTCGGCATCTCCGCGGCGGTGCTCGCCTGGGCGCTGCTGATCCAGCCCTATGTGTACGATCCGGAACTGACCAGCCTCCAGCTGCTGGTGTCGGCCGGCTACCCAGTGTTCGACCTGATGCTGCTGCCACTGGTACTGCGCCTGGTGTTTCGCTACAACACGCACATTGATGGCCAGCTGTTGCTGCTGCTCGGCGTTCTGGCCTATCTGAGCGCCGACCTGCTCTACGCCCATGGGAACTCCACCGGCTGGTATCAGCCCGGCGGACTGACCGATGCCGGCTGGCTGATCGCCTATACCCTGTTCGCCGCAGCCGCCTGGCACCCCTCGACCCAGGTAAATCCGGAGGACCGCACCGGCAGCCATGAGCTCTCCCGCCGCAGGCTCTACATCCTGGGTTCTGCGGCGGTACTGGTGCCGGGGATCATCCTGTTCACCGCCGGGGTGGATACCGACACGGTGCGCGTCGCCGCCGGTGCCTCCATCCTGATCTTCCTGCTGGTTCTGGTTCGCATGAGCGGCCTGATCCGGGAGACCCAACGCCAGGCCCAGGCGCTGGAGCAACTCTCGCGCACCGATCCTCTCACCGGCGCGGCGAACCGCCGACAGCTGGAAACCGTTCTCGAGGAAGAACTTGCGCGTGCCCGGCGTCTGGACACACCGCTCACCCTAGCCTTCATCGATCTGGATTACTTCAAGCAGTACAACGACCAGCACGGCCACGCGCAGGGTGATCGCCTGTTGCGCGACCTGGTCGCCGCCTGGCATCAGGAACTGCGCCCCAGCGACACGGTCGCCCGCTACGGGGGCGAGGAGTTTGTGGTGGTGCTCCCTCACACCGGTCCGGATCAGGCGCGCACGGTCATCGAGCGCCTCCGTCAGCGCACCCCGAACCAGCAGACCTGCTCCGCTGGTATCGCCTTCGCCGAGCCGATGGAAACAGCGGAAGGCCTGCTCCGGCGCGCGGACCGGGCCTTGTACCGGGCCAAGGACGAGGGCCGCAACCAGTCGCGGTTCGCCACGCCGGACGACGCTGCGCCGGCCCCATCCTGA
- a CDS encoding NUDIX hydrolase — protein sequence MHRAQLVELLAHHQTPFIEEAGFVRRALDFVQAHPDCFHCDLLPAHVTGSAWVVSPDRERALLLLHGKHHRWFQPGGHADGQSDILQVALREIHEETGLAREHIHLVAEDVFDLDIHTIPASPHFPMHEHIDVRFLLEIDDRLPVPGSHESHDILWVPLQHVSRYNNSRSLWRMVEKTRRMRTWLHTHPR from the coding sequence ATGCACCGCGCGCAACTGGTCGAGCTGCTGGCCCACCACCAGACCCCGTTCATCGAGGAAGCCGGCTTTGTGCGCCGCGCGCTGGACTTCGTGCAGGCCCATCCGGACTGCTTCCACTGCGATCTCCTGCCGGCACACGTGACTGGCTCGGCCTGGGTGGTCAGCCCGGATCGCGAGCGCGCGCTGCTCCTGCTGCACGGGAAGCACCACCGCTGGTTCCAGCCGGGCGGGCATGCCGACGGCCAGTCGGACATCCTGCAGGTCGCCCTGCGCGAGATCCACGAAGAAACGGGCCTGGCACGCGAACATATCCACCTGGTAGCCGAGGATGTCTTTGACCTCGACATCCACACCATCCCGGCGAGCCCGCACTTCCCGATGCACGAGCACATCGACGTGCGTTTTCTGCTGGAGATCGACGACCGCCTTCCGGTCCCCGGCAGCCACGAATCGCACGACATCCTCTGGGTCCCGCTGCAGCATGTCTCGCGCTACAACAACAGCCGTTCCCTCTGGCGCATGGTCGAGAAGACCCGCCGCATGCGCACCTGGCTGCACACGCATCCACGCTGA
- a CDS encoding microcompartments protein, with the protein MIKLRTYVYMDSLQPQLAEYMATVSQGFLPVPGDACLWVEVSPGMAVHRLTDVALKATRVHLAQQVVEREFGSMVIHHRDQSDVQEAGRVLLQRLGADQSDRQPCRIPWQETIRGMTPDHTVLINRQNRRGNMILPDQSMFILEAEPAGYIIYAANQALKASHVSLIDVRAVGAFGRLTLAGSEADIDEAARAAIHALHNPAGT; encoded by the coding sequence ATGATCAAGCTGCGCACCTACGTCTACATGGATTCCCTTCAGCCTCAGCTGGCGGAATACATGGCCACCGTCTCCCAGGGCTTTCTGCCCGTACCGGGAGACGCGTGCCTGTGGGTGGAGGTGTCGCCGGGCATGGCGGTGCACCGGCTGACCGACGTCGCGTTGAAGGCCACCCGGGTGCACCTCGCGCAGCAGGTCGTGGAGCGCGAGTTCGGTTCCATGGTGATCCACCATCGCGACCAGAGCGATGTGCAGGAGGCCGGTCGCGTGCTGTTGCAGCGCCTGGGGGCGGATCAGTCCGATCGCCAGCCCTGCCGCATCCCGTGGCAGGAGACGATCCGCGGCATGACGCCGGATCACACGGTGCTGATCAACCGCCAGAACCGGCGCGGCAACATGATCCTGCCCGACCAGAGCATGTTCATCCTCGAGGCGGAGCCGGCCGGCTACATCATCTATGCGGCCAACCAAGCCCTGAAGGCCTCCCACGTCTCGCTGATCGACGTGCGCGCGGTGGGTGCGTTCGGCCGCCTGACGCTGGCCGGCTCCGAGGCGGACATCGACGAGGCGGCGCGGGCGGCGATCCACGCCCTGCACAACCCCGCCGGTACATAA
- a CDS encoding alternative oxidase, with the protein MSINQETDLSRHHEPRDFSDRVARAFTSMMRRFAYTFFARRYGHRAVVLETVAGVPGMVGATLQHLRSLRRMEDDHGWIRTLMDEAENERMHLLTFIEIASPNWLERLLIILAQGFFYTLYFLIYVVSSRTAHRIVGYFEEEAVISYTDYLEEVETGAIENIPAPDRAIQYWGLPEDARLSDVIRAVREDEAGHRDVNHGFADLLNNKT; encoded by the coding sequence ATGAGCATCAACCAGGAAACGGACCTGAGTCGCCATCACGAACCGCGCGATTTCTCCGACCGTGTCGCACGCGCCTTCACATCCATGATGCGTCGGTTCGCCTACACCTTCTTTGCCCGCCGCTACGGCCACCGCGCCGTGGTGCTGGAAACCGTCGCGGGGGTCCCCGGCATGGTCGGCGCCACACTGCAGCATCTGCGCTCGCTGCGCCGCATGGAGGATGACCACGGCTGGATCCGCACGCTGATGGACGAGGCCGAGAACGAGCGGATGCACCTGCTCACCTTCATCGAGATCGCCTCGCCCAACTGGCTGGAGCGGCTCCTGATCATCCTGGCGCAGGGGTTTTTCTACACGCTGTATTTCCTGATCTACGTCGTCTCCTCGCGCACCGCGCACCGGATCGTCGGCTACTTCGAGGAGGAGGCCGTGATCAGCTATACCGATTACCTGGAGGAAGTGGAAACCGGTGCGATCGAGAACATCCCGGCACCGGATCGCGCCATCCAGTACTGGGGCTTGCCAGAGGACGCGCGGCTATCCGATGTCATACGCGCCGTACGCGAAGACGAGGCCGGCCATCGCGACGTCAACCACGGCTTCGCCGACCTGCTCAACAACAAAACCTGA
- a CDS encoding site-specific recombinase, whose amino-acid sequence MQTPDDAAQLLDALQDDSPCDLAETLRRIVDWLRPDNPRNVAPVIARIESLTLALQEQPMVRERLRERLETGLEDARHLTLYTGVGLFSRKGFFREAAELLYERINPHPMDRADLRDVLYHVFHNPDDAIWVSALPDDAWSRLLGALGCLSGEHPGVLDRARSETLYALEMLSIWIAAEELEPELLRLDPSIAERNSAFVAQEREISAYVRDYRAWLQDPGHERMDDAHARVLLEQCGDQILRLRRRAITHGSSLSLTHLLERLDQTLSRIHKLLDLLEPREEAHTRTTAVGVFRELVTASARRHGLRALWQDNIRLVSRSITQHVSDTGEHYITRDRGEYLTMLRSGAGAGLIIAFMALIKIQVESLGLSEGWNALWVSLNYGLGFVLIHILHFTVATKQPAMTAARLAAAIEENERGTADASKLAELLVRVGRSQFAAVLGNVGVALPTALLIGIFAAWGFGTPILSGTETDYLLDGLRPILGLALFFAAIAGVWLFVSGLIAGFFDNRCAYLDLPGRLREHPLLQRLLPTTTRHRLADWVGYNYGAVLGNFLFGMLLGMTGFVGYLLNLPLDIQHVAFASANLGYVTASESIGVFTFLLFLVFVLLIGAVNLWVSFGLALYVALRARGVRIGAFDRVLKAYGRHLRRHPTQFLLPPRGGEAQEGDEAPPR is encoded by the coding sequence ATGCAGACCCCGGACGATGCCGCACAGTTGCTGGACGCCCTGCAGGATGACAGTCCGTGCGATCTCGCCGAGACCCTGCGCCGTATCGTGGACTGGCTGCGCCCAGACAACCCCCGCAACGTCGCGCCGGTCATTGCCCGGATCGAGAGCCTGACGCTGGCGCTCCAGGAACAGCCCATGGTTCGCGAACGCCTGCGCGAACGTCTGGAGACCGGCCTGGAGGACGCCCGTCACCTGACGCTGTACACCGGCGTGGGGCTGTTCTCCCGCAAGGGCTTCTTCCGCGAGGCCGCGGAACTCCTGTACGAGCGCATCAATCCGCACCCGATGGACCGCGCGGATCTTCGGGACGTGCTCTACCACGTCTTCCACAACCCCGATGACGCGATCTGGGTATCGGCGCTGCCGGACGATGCCTGGTCCCGGCTGCTCGGGGCGCTGGGCTGCCTGTCCGGCGAACACCCCGGCGTGCTGGACCGCGCCCGCAGCGAGACGCTCTACGCCCTGGAGATGCTCTCGATCTGGATCGCCGCCGAGGAACTGGAACCGGAGCTGCTGCGGCTGGATCCGTCGATTGCCGAGCGCAATTCCGCCTTCGTCGCGCAGGAGCGCGAGATCTCCGCCTATGTGCGCGACTACCGTGCCTGGCTGCAGGACCCCGGCCACGAGCGCATGGACGACGCCCATGCCCGCGTGCTGCTGGAACAGTGCGGGGATCAGATCCTGCGCCTGCGCCGGCGGGCGATCACGCATGGCAGCAGCCTGTCACTGACCCATCTGCTGGAGCGCCTGGACCAGACGCTGTCGCGCATCCACAAGCTGCTGGACCTGCTCGAGCCGCGCGAGGAGGCACACACACGCACCACCGCGGTGGGCGTGTTCCGCGAGCTGGTCACGGCCAGTGCCCGCCGCCACGGGCTGCGCGCGCTGTGGCAGGACAACATCCGGCTGGTCTCGCGCAGCATCACGCAGCATGTCTCCGACACCGGCGAGCACTACATCACCCGTGATCGCGGCGAGTACCTGACGATGCTGCGCTCGGGCGCCGGTGCGGGCCTGATCATCGCCTTCATGGCGCTGATCAAGATCCAGGTGGAATCCCTGGGCCTGTCCGAGGGCTGGAACGCCTTGTGGGTCAGCCTGAACTACGGTCTGGGCTTTGTGCTGATCCACATCCTGCACTTCACCGTGGCGACAAAGCAGCCGGCGATGACCGCCGCGCGCCTCGCGGCCGCGATCGAGGAGAACGAACGCGGCACGGCCGACGCCTCGAAGCTTGCAGAGCTGCTGGTACGGGTGGGCCGCTCTCAGTTCGCGGCCGTGTTGGGCAATGTCGGCGTGGCACTCCCCACGGCCCTACTGATCGGAATCTTCGCGGCCTGGGGTTTCGGCACACCGATCCTGTCGGGCACCGAGACGGATTACCTGCTGGACGGCCTGCGCCCGATCCTGGGCCTGGCGCTGTTTTTCGCGGCCATCGCCGGGGTCTGGCTGTTCGTCTCTGGCCTGATCGCCGGGTTCTTCGACAACCGCTGCGCCTATCTCGACCTGCCCGGGCGCCTGCGCGAGCACCCGCTGCTGCAGCGGCTGCTGCCAACCACCACCCGTCACCGTCTCGCCGACTGGGTCGGATACAACTACGGCGCGGTGCTGGGCAATTTCCTGTTCGGCATGCTGCTCGGCATGACCGGCTTTGTCGGCTACCTGCTGAACCTGCCGCTGGACATCCAGCATGTGGCCTTCGCCTCCGCCAACCTCGGCTACGTGACCGCCAGCGAGTCGATCGGCGTGTTCACCTTCCTGCTGTTCCTGGTGTTCGTGCTGCTGATCGGCGCGGTGAACCTGTGGGTCAGCTTCGGCCTGGCCCTGTACGTCGCCCTGCGTGCCCGCGGCGTCCGCATCGGGGCCTTCGACCGCGTGCTGAAGGCCTACGGCCGACACCTGCGCCGACACCCGACGCAATTCCTGCTCCCACCACGAGGTGGCGAGGCACAGGAAGGTGACGAGGCGCCGCCCAGGTGA
- a CDS encoding TlpA disulfide reductase family protein, with product MVTDDSGAAFDVTLYPAEGQRLYLWLLPQAGQHENHDRLARELVASGIEVWMVDLLDAYFLPRTNESMRSLDGEGVAALIREAHHETGKEVMVVASGRPSIVALRGMRHWQLGEPGSAYLIGATLGSPNLMVDTPVAGAPAEYVDVARATNLPVFILQPELGVYRWYLDEILGALRGGGSPVFVQMVPEVRDFYYLRRGDPSAEERAATDQLARQLRRAGNLLATMPRPLAASPLPERESTVEAHRGLVERDHTPPMEDFTLTDHLGDEQSLSDYAGDVILLNFWATWCPPCVHEIPSMNRMAEKLGEGFEIVSVNYQESAEHIAEFMDEVQVDFPVLMDFDGRVAAGWRVFAFPSSFILDREGRIRYSVNSAIEWDDPEVIDTVRELMQ from the coding sequence GTGGTCACGGACGACTCCGGCGCCGCCTTCGACGTGACGTTGTATCCGGCCGAGGGCCAGCGTCTGTATCTGTGGCTGCTGCCTCAGGCAGGGCAACACGAGAACCATGATCGGCTGGCGCGCGAACTGGTCGCCTCGGGTATCGAGGTGTGGATGGTTGACCTGCTGGACGCGTATTTCCTGCCCCGTACCAATGAGAGCATGCGCAGCCTGGATGGTGAGGGCGTGGCCGCACTGATCCGGGAGGCGCACCACGAGACGGGCAAGGAGGTGATGGTGGTGGCCTCCGGACGCCCGTCGATCGTCGCGCTGCGCGGCATGCGCCACTGGCAGCTCGGCGAACCCGGCAGCGCCTACCTGATAGGCGCGACGCTGGGCTCCCCCAACTTGATGGTCGACACACCCGTGGCCGGGGCGCCGGCCGAGTACGTGGACGTGGCACGTGCCACCAACCTGCCGGTCTTCATCCTGCAGCCGGAACTGGGGGTCTATCGCTGGTATCTCGACGAGATCCTCGGCGCCCTGCGCGGGGGCGGCAGCCCGGTGTTCGTGCAGATGGTCCCCGAGGTGCGCGACTTCTACTACCTGCGTCGCGGCGACCCCAGTGCCGAGGAGCGCGCCGCTACCGATCAGCTGGCGCGTCAGCTACGTCGGGCGGGCAACCTGCTGGCGACCATGCCGCGCCCGCTCGCGGCAAGTCCGCTCCCGGAGCGCGAGTCGACCGTGGAGGCCCACCGCGGTCTGGTGGAACGCGATCACACCCCGCCGATGGAGGACTTCACGCTGACGGATCACCTGGGGGACGAGCAGTCCCTGAGCGACTATGCCGGGGACGTGATCCTGCTGAACTTCTGGGCGACCTGGTGTCCGCCCTGCGTACACGAGATCCCGTCGATGAACCGCATGGCGGAGAAGCTGGGCGAGGGCTTCGAGATCGTCTCGGTCAACTACCAGGAAAGCGCGGAACACATCGCCGAGTTCATGGACGAGGTGCAGGTCGACTTTCCGGTGCTGATGGATTTCGACGGCCGGGTGGCGGCGGGCTGGCGGGTATTCGCCTTCCCCAGCTCGTTCATCCTCGACCGCGAGGGGCGCATCCGCTATTCGGTTAACAGCGCCATTGAGTGGGATGATCCGGAGGTCATCGACACGGTACGCGAGTTGATGCAATAA
- a CDS encoding DsrE family protein, with translation MRNRILILLLAALLPLGLISKANAEGLDNREATQGIETMRAVYDMRKSDPDVMLAYLRGIATNHENLVKEGVEPDLRMVFIAEAVKFITTDPEPEIAMDHGDTLEEIAKAVERLDELGVRMEVCAAATRAYGVDNDKVLDAIKPVRSGFIAVMGYQNQGYALVPVY, from the coding sequence ATGCGAAACCGAATCCTGATCCTGCTGCTGGCCGCCTTGCTGCCTCTCGGGTTGATCTCGAAGGCGAATGCAGAAGGCCTGGACAACCGCGAGGCCACCCAGGGCATCGAGACCATGCGCGCGGTCTACGACATGCGCAAGTCCGACCCCGACGTGATGCTCGCCTACCTCCGTGGCATCGCCACCAATCACGAGAATCTGGTGAAGGAAGGCGTGGAACCGGACCTGCGCATGGTGTTCATCGCCGAGGCGGTCAAGTTCATCACCACCGACCCCGAGCCCGAGATCGCGATGGACCACGGCGACACGCTGGAGGAGATCGCGAAGGCCGTCGAACGCCTGGACGAGCTGGGCGTGCGCATGGAGGTCTGTGCCGCGGCCACGCGTGCCTATGGGGTGGACAACGACAAGGTCCTCGATGCGATCAAGCCGGTCCGCAGCGGCTTCATCGCCGTGATGGGCTACCAGAATCAGGGCTACGCGCTGGTTCCGGTCTACTGA
- a CDS encoding methyl-accepting chemotaxis protein — translation MPRSLNIRSRLAITIIVPVLALLVVALMAGRGIATIEDGVQSIYDDRVVPLQQLKTIADNYAILVIDAVNKADNGLMSAEEALDGVQTARAEIDEIWERYMATTLTPREEELATAAIEEFQAANADLDRLEQALSGMTGNVEGELGAFNGPLYDTIDPISDRITELVDLQIEVAGVEAERVSEVYGQVLLRTGIVLLIVLIAVVVIGTWTYRAIATPVSRMRETLSAIVENHDLSQRVEIGNDDEIGATARALNGMLEQFEGSIRELRGLTDQMASAAEQLSAVSSQTNSNVDQQQSQTEQVSTAMNEMAATVQEVARNASDAASSSQEADQESRDGGEVVRSVVKEIGRLSGEVATIEGTVRSLDEKGQQIGSVLDVIRGIAEQTNLLALNAAIEAARAGEQGRGFAVVADEVRTLASRTQDSTADIQAMIEALQAGTREAVSAMGRGREMAESTSHDAERAGEALESIVQAVGRISDMTTQIASAAEEQNAVAEEINRNIATINDLTGDTSRGAQQTSTASQDVAGIAARVRDLASAYRIA, via the coding sequence ATGCCCCGCTCGCTGAATATTCGCTCCCGACTGGCGATCACGATCATCGTCCCTGTGCTGGCACTGCTCGTGGTCGCGCTGATGGCAGGACGCGGCATCGCGACCATCGAGGATGGGGTGCAGAGCATCTACGACGACCGCGTAGTGCCGCTGCAGCAGCTCAAGACGATCGCGGACAACTACGCGATTCTAGTGATCGACGCGGTGAACAAGGCCGACAACGGCCTGATGTCGGCCGAGGAAGCCCTCGACGGGGTCCAGACCGCCCGCGCCGAGATCGACGAAATCTGGGAGCGCTACATGGCCACGACGCTCACCCCCCGAGAGGAAGAGCTGGCCACCGCCGCCATCGAGGAATTCCAGGCAGCCAATGCCGATCTCGACCGCCTGGAACAGGCCCTGTCCGGGATGACCGGCAACGTCGAGGGCGAGCTGGGCGCGTTCAACGGCCCGCTGTACGACACCATCGACCCAATCAGCGACCGCATTACCGAACTGGTCGACCTGCAGATCGAGGTTGCCGGCGTGGAGGCGGAGCGTGTATCGGAGGTCTACGGCCAGGTACTCCTGCGCACCGGCATCGTGCTGCTGATCGTGCTGATTGCGGTCGTCGTGATCGGCACATGGACCTACCGCGCGATCGCCACCCCGGTGTCGCGGATGCGCGAGACCCTTTCTGCAATCGTAGAGAATCACGACTTGTCACAACGGGTCGAGATCGGGAACGACGACGAGATCGGGGCCACTGCCCGAGCCCTGAACGGCATGCTCGAGCAGTTCGAGGGATCGATCCGGGAACTGCGGGGCCTGACCGACCAGATGGCCTCCGCCGCGGAGCAGCTCTCTGCCGTCAGCAGCCAGACCAACAGCAACGTCGACCAGCAGCAATCGCAGACCGAGCAGGTCTCCACGGCGATGAACGAGATGGCCGCCACCGTGCAGGAGGTCGCACGCAATGCCTCCGATGCCGCCTCGTCCAGCCAGGAAGCGGATCAGGAATCCCGGGACGGGGGCGAGGTCGTGCGCTCGGTGGTCAAGGAGATCGGCCGACTGTCCGGCGAGGTCGCGACCATCGAGGGCACCGTCCGCAGCCTGGACGAAAAGGGCCAGCAGATCGGCTCGGTGCTGGATGTAATCCGCGGGATTGCCGAGCAGACCAACCTGCTGGCGCTGAACGCCGCGATCGAGGCCGCCCGCGCGGGTGAACAGGGTCGCGGCTTCGCGGTGGTCGCCGACGAGGTGCGTACCCTCGCCTCCCGCACCCAGGACTCCACCGCGGACATCCAGGCCATGATCGAGGCCCTGCAGGCCGGCACACGGGAGGCCGTCAGCGCGATGGGGCGCGGGCGCGAAATGGCGGAATCGACCAGCCACGACGCGGAACGGGCCGGCGAGGCACTGGAATCGATCGTTCAGGCGGTGGGACGCATCAGTGACATGACGACCCAAATCGCCAGCGCGGCCGAGGAACAGAATGCGGTGGCCGAGGAGATTAACCGCAATATCGCCACCATCAACGACCTCACCGGCGACACCTCCCGTGGCGCGCAACAGACCTCCACGGCCAGCCAGGACGTCGCCGGCATCGCCGCCCGCGTGCGGGACCTGGCCTCGGCCTACCGCATCGCCTGA
- a CDS encoding DsrE family protein, whose product MKMLAVLSLILTLSVVSLSAHAEPTDTRALEGVDQGRVVFDLNNNDPELLALYLMVIRETFNDLTDQGVEPDMILAFRGRAVTMVSEDRERFELTEFDHLDAIEEHIAALKEKGVRMESCAVATRLFGVDHGELLPGIEPVRNTFVSLTGYQAQGYAVIPIY is encoded by the coding sequence ATGAAAATGCTGGCTGTTCTTTCCCTGATCTTGACGCTGTCCGTGGTGTCACTGTCCGCGCATGCGGAACCGACGGATACCCGGGCCCTGGAGGGTGTCGACCAGGGCCGGGTCGTGTTTGACCTGAACAACAATGACCCAGAGCTGCTTGCGCTGTATCTGATGGTAATCCGCGAGACCTTCAACGACCTGACCGATCAGGGCGTCGAGCCGGACATGATCCTTGCCTTTCGTGGTCGGGCGGTGACGATGGTCAGCGAGGATCGCGAGCGCTTCGAGCTGACCGAGTTCGACCATCTGGATGCGATCGAGGAACACATTGCCGCGCTGAAGGAGAAGGGCGTGCGGATGGAGTCGTGCGCCGTTGCCACCCGCCTGTTCGGGGTGGATCACGGCGAACTGCTGCCGGGCATCGAGCCAGTGCGCAACACCTTCGTCTCGCTGACCGGCTACCAGGCCCAGGGCTACGCAGTGATCCCGATCTACTGA